In the Flavobacterium sp. 90 genome, GATGCAACGGATAAAATTGTTGATGAAACTGGAGACAAGGAATAGATCCTTATTTTTCTTATAGAAGAAATATCTTTATATTTGTACCACTAATGTACCTTCTCTTTTGAGAAGGTTTTTTTATTCTATAAAACATGATGAGTCCAGAACAACTTAGCAATTACGCCGCAAAATTCATTGACGTATTAGTTGATTATTCGCCTAAATTAATTTCGGCATTCCTAATTTTATTTGTTGGTATTTATGCCATCAGATTGATCAATAAAATTATTACCAAGGTAATGATTCAAAGAAATCTAGATCCCACTTTAACAAAATTCCTTTCGGATATTTTAATATGGGCACTTCGAATTTTATTGTTTGTTACTTTTATTTCAAAACTTGGAATCGAGACTTCTTCGTTTGTTGCTATTTTAGGAGCCATGGGACTTGCAGTTGGTTTGTCTTTACAAGGTTCGCTTTCTAACTTTGCCGGAGGAATGTTAATTATCGTTTTCAAACCTTTTAAAGTTGGAGATACTATCGAATCGCAAGGTGTAATTGCAACGGTATTAGAAATTCAAATTTTTGTTACCAAAATGCTTACCGCCAATAATCAAACTGTTTTTGTACCAAATGGTGCTTTATCAAACGGAACGATTATTAACTATTCAATGCAGGGAGAAAGAAGAGCAGATTTGACTTTTGCAGTTTCTTATGATTCTGATATCAAAAAAGCAAAAGAGATTCTATTGAATGTTTTAAACTCAAATCCTAAAGTACTTAAAAAACCGGCTCCAGAGGTTTTCGTAAAAAACTTAACAGCTAGTTCTGTTGAATTTGCAGTTCGACCTTGGGCTAAAAATGTGAATTATGGTTCTGTTTTTTCAGAGACTTTAGAAAATTGCAAAGCTGCACTTGACGAGGCTGGAATCAAAATCCAACCTTTTACACTTCAAAAATAAAATTGATTTATTGTTTTTTAGATGGCAACGTCATCATAAAATCTTTTAAATAATACGGTTCAAAATAAGCGACATCTACAGTGTCGCTTTTTTGATATTTATCATAGCTGATTTTACTCATTGCCGAAGCCGAAGGGTATTTTATATCTTCCAAAAAAACAAAGTTCTCTTTCGTTAAAACGGGTTTACATTTATCTGCACAATCGCCAACGAAGTAAACTACATCAGTATATTCTGCAAAAGATTCTTCTGTAATAACCTCTGCCTGAATTGCTCTTTCAACTTCCAGATTTGCAGTAAAAACTTCACTGTAAACTTCCATTCTTCTGGCATCCAGCATTGGAATTATTTTTCCATCAGAAACATTAGCCTGAGAAGCTAAAGTTTGCAATGTATCAACTGCAATCAACGGAAGATTTAATGCAAAACATAATCCTTTTGCTGCCGAAACTCCAATTCTTAATCCCGTATATGATCCGGGACCCTGACTTACTGCAATTGCAGTTAAATCTTGAACATTTATTCCGGAAGCTTCTATTACATCTTCAATAAAAACATGGAGTTTTTCGGCATGCGAATAGCCTTCTTCGGCAATTTCCTTGCAAATAATGGTTTCACCATTTTTAGCAATAGATACTGAACAATTTTTCGTAGCCGTTTCGATATTGAGAATAAAAGACAATGTATTTATATTTAATTATTTAAAAAAAATTACTTAGAAATTCCTGCATAAAGAAAAACACATACTATAAGCAACAAAGGAATAATACATAAATTTATTGCCAAAAAACCTAAGTAAATTAAAGCTTTTTTTCCAGCAGAAAAATAAACATATTCTTCATTATAATACTCCGTTTTATATGCTTTATAATGAGTAAAAAACAGAAATACTATTACTAAAATAAATCCAATCCCGATGGATTCAAAAAAACCAGCTGGCGGACTTCCACATAATGAAACCATAAATACTAAAATTTCAAATTATTTCTTAGCTGTGTCTGCTTTTTTAAGCTTCACTTTATCACCAGAATTCAAATCTTTAGAAACCGTAGTATATGGTCCGGTAATTACAACATCACCCGATTTTAAACCTGACATTACTTCGATATTTGTATCGTCCTGAATACCGGTTTTAATGATTCTGATTTTAGCTTTATCTCCAACTTTTACAAAAACGCATTCAAATTTCTTATCGCTTTTTGGAGCTGTTTTTTTGTCTTCATTAGGATCTTCTACTTTAAAATCTTTTACAGCAGTTGTATCAGATTTTACTACAACAGAACTAATTGGCACTGCCAAAACATTGTTTTTAGTTCTTGTAATAATATCAACAGTAGCTGTCATTCCAGGTCTGAACGGTGAATATGTACTTGGCTGTCCTTCTAATAGATCCTGATAGGATTCTTTTAAAATACGAACTTTAACCTTAAAATTAGTTACCTGATCTGATGTCAAAGCTGTACTTGCCGAATTAGAAATACTGGTTACAGTCCCTCTAAATTTCTTTTTCAAATAAGCATCTACTTCAACATT is a window encoding:
- a CDS encoding mechanosensitive ion channel domain-containing protein, which produces MMSPEQLSNYAAKFIDVLVDYSPKLISAFLILFVGIYAIRLINKIITKVMIQRNLDPTLTKFLSDILIWALRILLFVTFISKLGIETSSFVAILGAMGLAVGLSLQGSLSNFAGGMLIIVFKPFKVGDTIESQGVIATVLEIQIFVTKMLTANNQTVFVPNGALSNGTIINYSMQGERRADLTFAVSYDSDIKKAKEILLNVLNSNPKVLKKPAPEVFVKNLTASSVEFAVRPWAKNVNYGSVFSETLENCKAALDEAGIKIQPFTLQK
- the tsaB gene encoding tRNA (adenosine(37)-N6)-threonylcarbamoyltransferase complex dimerization subunit type 1 TsaB, translated to MSFILNIETATKNCSVSIAKNGETIICKEIAEEGYSHAEKLHVFIEDVIEASGINVQDLTAIAVSQGPGSYTGLRIGVSAAKGLCFALNLPLIAVDTLQTLASQANVSDGKIIPMLDARRMEVYSEVFTANLEVERAIQAEVITEESFAEYTDVVYFVGDCADKCKPVLTKENFVFLEDIKYPSASAMSKISYDKYQKSDTVDVAYFEPYYLKDFMMTLPSKKQ